A stretch of the Teretinema zuelzerae genome encodes the following:
- a CDS encoding ABC transporter permease subunit, producing MNLGSLKRRFGGNTFLLSVTIAMFMLMYLFGLVIYSDQNFGTMQTFLNMLIDNAGLIIAAGGMTLVLVAGGIDISIGSVVGLVCMMLAWLMEKQGVPAWTSIALVLAFGTFFGFIQGFLIAYLKLQPFIVTLAGMFFCRGLTAMISVEQIAIMNPTFLAMAQKNIYLPFGATMNKRGKLLFPFIHPNVVIAIVALFAIWYVCKYTRFGRALFAVGGNEQSALLMGINVRRTKLRAYVLNGFLASLAGFVFCLNTSAGFVEQARGFEMEAIASAVIGGTLLTGGVGTVVGTFFGVLIKATIETFIRCDGTLSSWWNKIVLSILLCFFIVLQSLFAIWKAKKKS from the coding sequence ATGAATCTCGGCTCGTTAAAAAGACGCTTCGGCGGAAACACCTTTCTGCTCAGCGTTACTATAGCAATGTTCATGCTGATGTATCTGTTCGGTCTGGTCATTTACAGCGATCAGAATTTCGGAACGATGCAAACCTTCCTGAATATGCTCATCGACAACGCCGGCCTCATCATAGCGGCCGGGGGGATGACCCTCGTACTGGTAGCCGGCGGAATAGACATCTCCATCGGATCGGTCGTCGGCCTCGTGTGCATGATGCTCGCCTGGCTCATGGAAAAGCAGGGAGTGCCCGCGTGGACTTCGATCGCCCTGGTGCTCGCGTTCGGAACCTTCTTCGGATTTATCCAGGGATTTTTGATCGCGTACTTGAAGCTGCAGCCTTTCATCGTCACCCTCGCGGGAATGTTCTTCTGCCGCGGTCTTACCGCGATGATCAGCGTAGAGCAGATCGCGATCATGAATCCGACCTTCCTCGCGATGGCTCAGAAAAACATCTATCTTCCGTTCGGCGCGACGATGAATAAACGCGGAAAGCTTTTGTTCCCCTTCATACATCCGAACGTCGTCATCGCGATAGTAGCCTTGTTCGCGATTTGGTACGTCTGCAAGTACACCCGGTTCGGACGAGCCCTGTTTGCGGTCGGCGGAAATGAACAGTCCGCCCTGCTCATGGGAATAAACGTCCGGAGAACCAAGCTTCGCGCCTATGTGCTGAACGGCTTTCTGGCGTCGCTTGCCGGATTCGTATTTTGTCTGAATACCTCCGCCGGCTTCGTGGAGCAGGCGCGCGGCTTCGAGATGGAGGCGATCGCTTCGGCGGTCATCGGCGGAACGCTGCTCACCGGCGGAGTCGGCACCGTCGTCGGCACGTTCTTCGGAGTGCTCATCAAGGCTACAATAGAAACGTTCATCAGGTGCGACGGAACGCTGTCTTCCTGGTGGAACAAGATAGTGCTCTCGATTCTCCTGTGCTTCTTTATCGTCCTTCAAAGCCTCTTCGCGATCTGGAAGGCGAAAAAGAAGTCCTGA